The Mycolicibacterium boenickei genome has a segment encoding these proteins:
- the gmk gene encoding guanylate kinase, translating into MSAGRGAGQHTATAPVVVLAGPSAVGKSTVVRCLRERLPDLYFSVSVTTRAPRPGEVDGVDYKFVSAERFQQLIDDGELLEWAEIHGGLHRSGTPAQPVRDATRAGRPVLIEVDLAGARAVKQAMPEVTTVFLAPPSWDELVSRLSGRGTETPEVMARRLETARAEMAAKSDFDQVVVNRQLDTACAELVSLLVASR; encoded by the coding sequence TTGAGCGCTGGTAGAGGGGCCGGACAACACACAGCGACGGCTCCGGTCGTCGTGTTGGCCGGCCCCTCCGCTGTCGGGAAGTCCACCGTGGTCCGCTGTCTGCGGGAGCGGCTTCCCGACCTGTATTTCTCCGTCTCGGTCACGACCAGGGCACCGCGGCCGGGGGAGGTCGACGGTGTCGACTACAAATTCGTGTCCGCGGAACGCTTTCAACAGCTGATCGACGACGGTGAGCTGCTGGAATGGGCCGAAATCCACGGCGGGCTGCACCGCTCCGGAACACCTGCCCAGCCTGTGCGCGACGCCACCAGGGCCGGCCGCCCGGTCCTGATCGAGGTTGATCTGGCCGGTGCGCGAGCCGTCAAGCAGGCCATGCCCGAGGTGACGACGGTGTTCCTGGCACCGCCGAGCTGGGACGAACTGGTCAGCCGATTGTCGGGTCGGGGCACCGAGACACCCGAGGTGATGGCCAGGCGATTGGAGACCGCGCGGGCCGAAATGGCCGCGAAGTCCGACTTTGACCAGGTTGTCGTGAACCGCCAGTTGGATACCGCATGCGCTGAATTGGTATCCTTGCTGGTGGCCAGCCGATGA
- the coaBC gene encoding bifunctional phosphopantothenoylcysteine decarboxylase/phosphopantothenate--cysteine ligase CoaBC gives MSAGKRIVVGVAGGIAAYKACTLVRQLTEAGHSVRVLPTESALRFVGAATFEALSGNPVHTGVFTDVHEVPHVRIGQEADLVVVAPATADLLARAVAGRADDLLTATLLTARCPVLFAPAMHTEMWFHPATVDNVATLRRRGAVVLEPASGRLTGADSGAGRLPEAEEIVTFAQLLLERGDALTYDLAGVKALVTAGGTREPLDPVRFIGNRSSGKQGYAVARVLAQRGADVTLVAGNTAGLIDPAGVDVVHIGSAAQLRDAVTKYAPESNVLVMAAAVADFRPAQVATAKIKKGGASEPSSIDLVRNDDVLAGAVRARSEGQLPNMRAIVGFAAETGDANGDVLFHARAKLQRKGCDLLVVNAVGENRAFEVDHNDGWLLSADGAEVALEHGSKTLMATRIVDAIVAFLGKRDG, from the coding sequence GTGAGCGCGGGTAAGCGAATCGTCGTCGGTGTGGCCGGCGGCATTGCCGCCTACAAGGCGTGCACCCTGGTCCGTCAACTCACCGAGGCGGGCCACTCGGTACGCGTCTTGCCCACCGAGTCGGCTCTGCGCTTCGTCGGAGCAGCCACGTTTGAAGCCCTGTCGGGCAATCCCGTGCACACCGGTGTGTTCACCGACGTGCACGAGGTTCCGCACGTCCGGATCGGCCAGGAGGCCGATCTCGTCGTGGTCGCACCCGCTACCGCGGACCTGCTGGCGCGCGCGGTCGCAGGCCGCGCCGACGATCTGCTGACCGCCACGCTCCTGACGGCGCGATGTCCGGTGCTGTTCGCCCCGGCCATGCACACGGAGATGTGGTTCCACCCGGCCACCGTCGACAACGTGGCCACGCTGCGCCGGCGGGGCGCCGTGGTGCTGGAACCCGCATCCGGTCGGCTCACAGGGGCCGACAGCGGCGCGGGCCGGTTGCCCGAGGCCGAAGAGATCGTCACTTTCGCGCAGCTTCTGCTGGAGCGGGGCGATGCGCTGACCTATGACCTGGCCGGAGTCAAGGCCCTGGTGACCGCGGGCGGTACCCGCGAACCCCTCGATCCGGTGCGGTTCATCGGCAACCGCAGCTCCGGCAAGCAGGGCTACGCGGTGGCGCGGGTTCTGGCCCAGCGCGGCGCCGACGTGACGCTCGTCGCGGGGAACACCGCGGGCCTGATCGACCCGGCCGGCGTCGACGTGGTGCACATCGGCTCGGCCGCGCAATTGCGTGACGCGGTGACCAAGTACGCCCCCGAGTCCAACGTCCTGGTGATGGCCGCGGCCGTCGCCGACTTCCGGCCCGCACAGGTGGCGACCGCCAAGATCAAGAAGGGCGGCGCGTCCGAGCCCAGCTCCATCGACCTCGTCCGCAACGACGACGTCCTCGCCGGAGCGGTGCGGGCCCGGTCCGAAGGGCAGCTGCCGAACATGCGGGCCATCGTCGGCTTCGCGGCCGAGACCGGTGACGCCAACGGCGATGTGTTGTTCCACGCCAGGGCCAAACTCCAGCGCAAGGGATGCGACCTACTCGTGGTCAACGCGGTGGGGGAGAACCGGGCATTCGAGGTCGACCACAACGACGGTTGGTTGCTGAGTGCCGACGGTGCCGAGGTCGCACTCGAGCACGGTTCGAAGACTCTGATGGCCACCCGTATCGTGGACGCAATCGTGGCGTTCCTGGGCAAGCGCGACGGGTGA
- the rpoZ gene encoding DNA-directed RNA polymerase subunit omega, with protein sequence MSTPHADAQLAAADDLGIDSSAASAYDTPLGITNPPIDELLDRASSKYALVIYAAKRARQINDYYNQLGDGILEYVGPLVEPGLQEKPLSIAMREIHEDLLEHTEGGE encoded by the coding sequence GTGAGCACCCCGCACGCCGACGCGCAGCTGGCCGCTGCGGACGACTTGGGTATCGATTCGTCCGCTGCCAGCGCCTACGACACGCCGCTGGGCATCACCAACCCGCCCATCGACGAGTTGCTGGACCGCGCGTCGAGCAAGTACGCGCTGGTCATCTACGCCGCCAAGCGCGCGCGTCAGATCAACGACTACTACAACCAGCTGGGTGACGGCATCCTCGAGTACGTCGGACCTCTGGTCGAGCCGGGTCTGCAGGAGAAGCCGCTGTCGATCGCGATGCGGGAGATCCACGAGGACCTGCTCGAGCACACCGAGGGCGGCGAGTAG
- a CDS encoding SRPBCC family protein, with translation MTTTFKPLLERRITIDATPSAVWEIIRDIRRMSQWSPQVVSVKLRDPDEDIRLGTTFTNLNRQGELEWITHGEVVRYVPEEEIAFRIAENYAIWSFSISAEGAAATVLTQRRETPDGISQLSLDLTESHLGGQQAFTELLEAGMVQTLTAIKECAES, from the coding sequence GTGACTACCACGTTCAAGCCTCTCCTGGAACGCCGGATCACCATCGACGCCACACCTTCCGCGGTGTGGGAGATCATCCGCGACATCCGACGCATGTCGCAGTGGAGCCCGCAGGTGGTGTCGGTGAAACTGCGCGATCCCGACGAGGACATCCGGCTCGGAACGACGTTCACCAATCTCAACCGCCAGGGTGAGCTTGAGTGGATCACGCACGGAGAGGTGGTGCGGTACGTGCCAGAGGAAGAGATCGCTTTCCGGATCGCTGAGAACTACGCGATCTGGTCGTTCTCGATCAGCGCCGAGGGTGCGGCCGCCACGGTGCTCACCCAACGGCGCGAGACGCCCGACGGCATATCGCAACTTTCGCTCGATCTGACCGAGTCGCACCTCGGCGGCCAGCAGGCCTTCACCGAACTGCTGGAAGCCGGAATGGTGCAGACCCTCACCGCGATCAAGGAATGCGCCGAGTCCTGA
- a CDS encoding TetR/AcrR family transcriptional regulator, with product MTAVPAVDGRRARGDATRRLVARTAADIATTHGLDGITVGGLSTATGVSKSGILTVFGNREAIQLAAVAEAREVYIDVVIRPALSSRPGAARLDALLDSWLAYLRAAVFPGGCFVSATSVEFGHRTGPVADAVRNLKREWLDLLENEFSVAGSPDPAEDTFRVDAYLSAGNTRRELFGTDDGLEWAHALAGRVVEHYHT from the coding sequence ATGACCGCTGTGCCTGCAGTTGACGGGCGGCGGGCGCGCGGTGATGCCACCCGCCGGTTGGTCGCGCGCACCGCGGCAGATATCGCCACCACCCACGGCCTGGACGGGATCACCGTGGGCGGCTTGTCCACGGCGACCGGAGTGAGCAAGAGCGGAATCCTGACCGTCTTCGGCAACCGGGAGGCGATCCAGCTGGCCGCCGTCGCCGAGGCGCGCGAGGTCTACATCGACGTGGTGATCCGTCCGGCCCTGAGCTCTCGGCCCGGAGCCGCGCGGCTCGACGCCCTTCTCGATTCCTGGCTGGCTTACCTGCGCGCCGCGGTGTTTCCCGGCGGCTGCTTCGTATCGGCCACATCGGTCGAGTTCGGGCACCGGACCGGGCCCGTGGCCGACGCGGTGCGAAACCTCAAGCGGGAGTGGCTGGATCTGCTGGAAAACGAGTTCTCCGTCGCGGGTTCACCCGACCCCGCCGAAGACACCTTCCGGGTCGACGCCTACCTGAGTGCGGGCAATACCCGCCGCGAGCTGTTCGGCACCGATGACGGACTGGAGTGGGCCCATGCCCTCGCGGGCCGTGTCGTAGAGCACTACCACACCTGA
- a CDS encoding flavin-containing monooxygenase produces MPDVHTVIVGAGFSGIGAAIALDKAGLHDYLILEAGDGAGGTWYWNTYPGVAVDIPSFSYQFSFEQSRRWSRTYAPGSELRDYADNCVDKYGLRPRIRFSTTVARAVFDDDENLWRLDLESGATLTARFLVNASGVLTIPKLPEIDGVDSFAGITVHTARWDHTLDLTGKRVAIIGTGASAVQVIPEIAPKVKQLNVFQRTPIWCFPKLDVPIPPIARTLMRLPGGRTLHRLISQAYVEFTFPLAAQYFTINPFAKRAGAAGRAYLRQQVRDPQVRDKLTPRYAVGCKRPGFHNTYLATFNRDNVRLVTEPIDKITGAGVATADGESHDADVLILATGFKVMDVDALTFDIIGSGGQSLSEFWRQHRMQAYEGVSVPGFANFFSVMGPYGYVGSSYFALIEAQTRHLVRCIAQAEHRAASRVEVRQEANDRYFAEMMRKRHRQIFWQDSCNLANSYYFDANGDVPLRPATTVEAYWRSRSFPLDDYAFTS; encoded by the coding sequence ATGCCCGACGTTCACACCGTCATCGTCGGTGCCGGGTTCTCCGGCATCGGCGCCGCGATTGCGCTCGACAAGGCGGGCTTGCACGACTACCTGATCCTCGAGGCCGGGGACGGAGCCGGCGGCACGTGGTACTGGAACACCTATCCCGGTGTGGCCGTGGATATCCCGTCGTTCTCGTATCAGTTCTCGTTCGAGCAGTCACGAAGGTGGTCCCGCACCTACGCTCCCGGCAGCGAGCTGCGGGACTACGCCGACAATTGCGTGGACAAGTACGGTCTGCGGCCCCGGATCCGGTTCAGCACCACGGTTGCCCGCGCGGTCTTCGACGACGACGAGAACCTGTGGCGGCTCGACCTCGAATCCGGTGCCACGCTCACGGCCCGGTTCCTGGTCAACGCCAGCGGGGTGCTGACCATCCCGAAGCTGCCCGAGATCGACGGCGTGGACTCCTTCGCCGGGATTACCGTGCACACCGCCCGCTGGGACCACACCCTGGATTTGACGGGCAAGCGGGTCGCGATCATCGGCACCGGCGCCTCGGCAGTCCAGGTGATCCCCGAGATCGCCCCGAAGGTCAAGCAGCTCAACGTGTTTCAGCGCACCCCGATCTGGTGCTTCCCGAAGTTAGACGTGCCGATCCCGCCGATCGCCCGCACCCTGATGCGGCTGCCGGGCGGCCGGACGCTGCACCGGCTGATCAGCCAGGCGTATGTGGAGTTCACCTTCCCGCTCGCCGCGCAGTACTTCACGATCAACCCGTTCGCCAAGCGCGCCGGAGCGGCCGGCCGGGCCTATCTGCGCCAGCAGGTCCGCGATCCGCAGGTGCGCGACAAGCTCACACCTCGGTATGCGGTGGGATGCAAGCGACCCGGCTTCCACAACACCTATTTGGCCACATTCAACCGAGACAACGTCCGGCTGGTCACCGAACCGATCGACAAGATCACCGGCGCGGGCGTCGCCACCGCCGACGGTGAGAGCCATGACGCCGACGTGCTCATCCTGGCCACCGGCTTCAAGGTGATGGACGTCGACGCGCTGACTTTCGACATCATCGGGTCGGGCGGGCAGTCGCTGAGCGAGTTCTGGAGGCAGCACCGGATGCAGGCCTACGAAGGCGTCAGCGTCCCCGGTTTCGCGAACTTCTTCTCGGTGATGGGCCCGTACGGCTACGTCGGGTCGTCGTACTTCGCGTTGATCGAGGCGCAGACCCGCCACCTGGTGCGGTGTATCGCCCAGGCCGAGCACCGCGCCGCCAGCCGCGTCGAGGTCCGCCAGGAGGCCAACGACCGGTACTTCGCCGAGATGATGCGCAAGCGGCACCGCCAGATCTTCTGGCAGGACAGCTGCAACCTGGCCAACAGCTACTACTTCGACGCCAACGGCGATGTGCCGCTGCGGCCGGCCACCACGGTCGAGGCGTACTGGCGCAGCCGCAGCTTCCCGCTGGACGATTACGCGTTCACGTCGTAG
- the metK gene encoding methionine adenosyltransferase, whose product MSEGRLFTSESVTEGHPDKICDAISDSVLDALLEQDPKSRVAVETLVTTGQVHVAGEVTTSAYADIPKIVRDRILEIGYDSSTKGFDGASCGVNIAIGAQSPDIAQGVDTAHEARVEGAADPLDAQGAGDQGLMFGYAIGDTPELMPLPIALAHRLSRRLTEVRKNGVLDYLRPDGKTQVTIQYDGRTPVRLDTVVLSTQHADGIDLDGTLTPDIREKVVNTVLADLNHETLDTSDFRLLVNPTGKFVLGGPMGDAGLTGRKIIVDTYGGWARHGGGAFSGKDPSKVDRSAAYAMRWVAKNVVAAGLAERVEVQVAYAIGKAAPVGLFVETFGTETVDPARIEKAISSVFDLRPGAIIRDLDLLRPIYAQTAAYGHFGRTDIELPWEQLNKVDDLKASV is encoded by the coding sequence GTGAGCGAAGGTCGCCTGTTTACCAGTGAGTCGGTAACCGAAGGGCACCCCGACAAGATCTGTGATGCGATCAGCGACTCGGTGCTCGACGCGCTGCTGGAGCAGGATCCCAAGTCGCGGGTCGCGGTGGAAACCCTGGTGACCACCGGCCAGGTGCACGTCGCCGGCGAGGTCACCACCTCTGCCTACGCCGACATCCCGAAGATCGTCCGGGACCGCATCCTCGAGATCGGCTACGACTCGTCGACCAAGGGCTTCGACGGCGCTTCGTGCGGTGTGAACATCGCCATCGGCGCGCAGTCGCCCGACATCGCCCAGGGCGTCGACACCGCCCATGAGGCGCGCGTCGAAGGCGCCGCCGATCCGCTGGACGCCCAGGGCGCCGGCGACCAGGGCCTGATGTTCGGATATGCCATCGGCGACACTCCCGAGCTCATGCCGCTGCCCATCGCTCTGGCCCACCGGCTGTCGCGGCGGCTGACCGAGGTCCGCAAGAACGGCGTGCTCGATTACCTGCGCCCGGACGGCAAGACCCAGGTCACCATCCAGTACGACGGCCGGACCCCGGTGCGGCTGGACACCGTGGTGCTGTCCACCCAGCACGCCGACGGCATCGATCTCGACGGCACCCTGACCCCGGACATCCGGGAGAAGGTCGTCAACACCGTGCTGGCCGACCTCAACCACGAGACGCTGGACACCTCCGATTTCCGCCTGCTGGTCAACCCGACCGGCAAGTTCGTCCTCGGCGGGCCGATGGGTGACGCCGGTCTGACCGGCCGCAAGATCATCGTGGACACCTACGGCGGCTGGGCCCGTCACGGCGGCGGTGCCTTCTCCGGCAAGGATCCGTCAAAGGTGGACCGTTCGGCCGCGTACGCGATGCGCTGGGTGGCCAAGAACGTTGTCGCCGCCGGGCTCGCGGAGCGCGTCGAGGTCCAGGTGGCCTACGCGATCGGCAAGGCTGCCCCGGTCGGCCTGTTCGTCGAGACGTTCGGCACCGAGACCGTCGACCCGGCCCGGATCGAGAAGGCCATCAGCAGCGTGTTCGATCTGCGCCCCGGCGCGATCATCCGTGACCTGGACCTGCTGCGGCCGATCTACGCCCAGACCGCGGCGTACGGCCACTTCGGTCGCACCGACATCGAGCTGCCCTGGGAGCAGCTCAACAAGGTCGACGACCTGAAGGCCTCGGTCTAG
- the carB gene encoding carbamoyl-phosphate synthase large subunit, which translates to MPRRSDLNHVLVIGSGPIVIGQACEFDYSGTQACRVLRSEGIQVSLVNSNPATIMTDPEYADNTYVEPITWEFVEKVIAQQAERGNKIDAVLATLGGQTALNTAVALHENGVLERYGVELIGADFEAIQRGEDRQKFKDIVAKVGGESARSRVCYTMDEVRETVADLGLPVVVRPSFTMGGLGSGMAYSAEDVERMAGDGLAASPSANVLIEESIYGWKEFELELMRDSRDNVVVVCSIENFDPMGVHTGDSVTVAPAMTLTDREYQKMRDLGIAILREVGVDTGGCNIQFAIDPRDGRLIVIEMNPRVSRSSALASKATGFPIAKIAAKLAIGYTLDEILNDITKETPACFEPTLDYVVVKAPRFAFEKFPGADATLTTTMKSVGEAMSLGRNFIEALGKVMRSLETSRAGFWTGPDPDVTVEQLLTGLRTPVDGRLYDIEHALRLGASVEQVAEASGVDPWFIEQIAGLVALRVELLEAPVLDAELLRRAKHSGLSDRQIAALRPELAGEAGLRALRRRLGIHPVYKTVDTCAAEFDAKTPYHYSSYELDPAAETEVAPQTEKPKVLILGSGPNRIGQGIEFDYSCVHAATTLSAVGFETVMVNCNPETVSTDYDTADRLYFEPLTFEDVLEVYYAEDASGKGEDGTGPGVVGVIVQLGGQTPLGLAKRLEEAGVPIVGTGPDAIDLAEDRGLFGEVLVNAGLPAPRFGTATSFEQARRIASDIGYPVLVRPSYVLGGRGMEIVYDEATLEGYIARATQLSPEHPVLVDRFLEDAIEIDVDALCDGNEVYIGGIMEHIEEAGIHSGDSACALPPVTLGRSDIEAVRRATEAIAHGIGVVGLLNVQYALKDDVLYVLEANPRASRTVPFVSKATAVPLAKACARVMLGATIAELRAEGLLNKNSDGATIARNAPVAVKEAVLPFHRFRRADGAQVDSLLGPEMKSTGEVMGIDHDFGTAFAKSQTAAYGSLPASGTVFVSVANRDKRSLVFPVKRLADLGFRVLATEGTAEMLRRNGIPCDEVRKHSEQPSGSRDLPSAVDAIKAGEVDMVINTPYGNSGPRVDGYEIRSAAVSMNIPCVTTVQGASAAVQGIEAGIRGDIGVMSLQELHSELESH; encoded by the coding sequence ATGCCACGTCGCTCTGACCTCAACCACGTGCTGGTGATCGGGTCCGGCCCGATCGTCATCGGCCAGGCCTGCGAATTCGACTACTCGGGCACCCAGGCGTGCCGGGTGCTGCGTTCCGAGGGCATCCAGGTCAGCCTGGTGAACTCGAACCCGGCGACGATCATGACGGACCCCGAATACGCCGACAACACCTACGTCGAGCCGATCACCTGGGAGTTCGTCGAGAAGGTCATCGCCCAGCAGGCCGAGCGCGGCAACAAGATCGACGCCGTGCTGGCCACCCTGGGCGGGCAGACCGCCCTGAACACCGCGGTCGCCCTGCACGAGAACGGTGTGCTGGAGCGCTACGGCGTCGAGCTGATCGGTGCCGACTTCGAAGCCATCCAACGCGGCGAGGACCGGCAGAAGTTCAAGGACATCGTCGCCAAGGTCGGCGGCGAATCCGCCCGCAGCCGGGTCTGTTACACGATGGACGAGGTCCGCGAGACGGTGGCCGACCTCGGTCTGCCGGTCGTGGTCCGGCCGTCGTTCACGATGGGCGGCCTGGGCTCGGGCATGGCGTACTCGGCAGAAGACGTCGAGCGGATGGCCGGCGACGGCCTGGCCGCCTCGCCTTCGGCGAACGTGCTGATCGAGGAATCCATCTACGGGTGGAAGGAATTCGAACTCGAGCTGATGCGCGACAGCCGCGACAACGTCGTGGTGGTCTGCTCGATCGAGAACTTCGATCCCATGGGCGTGCACACCGGCGACTCGGTGACCGTGGCGCCGGCGATGACGCTGACCGACCGCGAATACCAGAAGATGCGCGACCTGGGCATCGCGATCCTGCGCGAGGTGGGCGTCGACACCGGCGGCTGCAACATCCAGTTCGCGATCGACCCGCGCGACGGCCGCCTGATCGTCATCGAGATGAACCCGCGGGTGTCGCGGTCGTCGGCCCTGGCGTCGAAGGCCACCGGCTTCCCGATCGCCAAGATCGCGGCCAAGCTGGCCATCGGCTACACCCTCGACGAGATCCTCAACGACATCACAAAAGAGACCCCGGCCTGCTTCGAACCCACGCTGGACTACGTCGTGGTCAAGGCACCGCGGTTCGCGTTCGAGAAGTTCCCCGGCGCCGACGCCACGCTGACCACCACGATGAAGTCGGTCGGTGAGGCGATGTCGTTGGGCCGCAACTTCATCGAGGCCCTCGGCAAGGTGATGCGGTCCCTGGAGACCAGCCGGGCCGGATTCTGGACGGGCCCGGACCCGGACGTCACGGTCGAGCAGCTGCTGACCGGCCTGCGTACCCCGGTCGACGGCAGGCTCTACGACATCGAACATGCGCTGCGCCTTGGCGCCAGCGTCGAACAGGTGGCCGAGGCCTCCGGTGTCGACCCGTGGTTCATCGAGCAGATCGCCGGCCTGGTCGCCCTTCGGGTCGAGCTGCTGGAAGCGCCGGTGCTCGACGCCGAGCTGCTGCGCCGGGCCAAGCACAGCGGCCTCTCGGATCGCCAGATCGCCGCGCTGCGACCGGAACTGGCCGGCGAGGCGGGCCTGCGCGCGCTGCGCCGCCGGCTCGGGATCCACCCGGTGTACAAGACCGTCGACACCTGCGCGGCCGAGTTCGACGCCAAGACGCCGTACCACTACAGCAGCTACGAGCTCGATCCCGCCGCGGAGACCGAGGTCGCCCCGCAGACCGAGAAGCCCAAGGTTCTGATCCTGGGGTCCGGGCCGAACCGGATCGGGCAGGGCATCGAATTCGATTACAGCTGTGTGCATGCCGCGACGACATTGAGCGCGGTCGGGTTCGAAACCGTGATGGTCAACTGCAACCCCGAGACGGTGTCCACCGACTACGACACCGCCGACCGGCTGTACTTCGAGCCGCTCACCTTCGAGGACGTGCTGGAGGTCTACTACGCCGAGGACGCCTCGGGTAAGGGCGAGGACGGCACCGGCCCCGGTGTCGTCGGCGTCATCGTCCAGCTCGGCGGCCAGACGCCGCTGGGCCTGGCCAAGCGCCTCGAAGAGGCCGGAGTCCCGATCGTCGGCACCGGGCCCGATGCGATCGACCTGGCCGAGGACCGTGGGCTTTTCGGCGAGGTGCTGGTCAACGCGGGCCTGCCCGCGCCGCGCTTCGGCACCGCCACCAGCTTCGAGCAGGCCCGGCGGATCGCTTCGGACATCGGCTACCCCGTGCTGGTCCGGCCCTCCTACGTCCTGGGCGGCCGGGGCATGGAGATCGTCTACGACGAGGCCACCCTGGAGGGCTACATCGCCCGCGCCACCCAGCTGTCGCCGGAACATCCGGTGCTGGTCGACCGGTTCCTCGAGGACGCGATCGAGATCGACGTCGACGCGCTGTGCGACGGCAACGAGGTGTACATCGGCGGCATCATGGAACACATCGAGGAGGCCGGTATCCACTCCGGCGACTCGGCGTGCGCGCTGCCCCCGGTGACCTTGGGCCGCAGCGACATCGAAGCCGTGCGGCGCGCCACCGAGGCCATCGCGCACGGCATCGGCGTGGTCGGATTGCTCAACGTCCAGTACGCGCTCAAGGACGACGTCCTCTACGTGCTGGAGGCCAATCCCCGCGCCAGCCGTACCGTGCCGTTCGTCTCCAAGGCCACCGCGGTACCGCTGGCCAAGGCCTGCGCCCGGGTGATGCTGGGCGCCACCATCGCCGAGCTGCGCGCCGAAGGCCTGCTGAACAAGAACAGCGACGGGGCCACCATCGCCCGCAACGCTCCCGTGGCGGTCAAGGAAGCCGTGCTGCCGTTCCACCGGTTCCGCCGGGCCGACGGTGCCCAGGTCGACTCGCTGCTGGGACCGGAGATGAAGTCGACCGGCGAGGTGATGGGCATCGACCACGACTTCGGCACCGCCTTCGCCAAGAGCCAGACCGCGGCCTACGGATCGCTGCCGGCCTCGGGAACCGTGTTCGTGTCGGTGGCCAACCGCGACAAGCGTTCGCTGGTGTTCCCGGTCAAGCGCCTTGCTGATCTCGGGTTCCGGGTGCTGGCCACCGAAGGCACCGCGGAGATGCTGCGCCGCAACGGTATTCCCTGCGACGAGGTGCGCAAGCACTCAGAACAACCCAGCGGAAGCCGCGACCTGCCGTCCGCGGTCGACGCCATCAAGGCCGGCGAGGTCGACATGGTGATCAACACGCCGTACGGAAACTCCGGGCCTCGCGTCGACGGTTACGAGATCCGTTCGGCCGCAGTGTCGATGAACATTCCGTGCGTCACGACGGTGCAGGGCGCCTCGGCCGCGGTGCAGGGCATCGAGGCGGGGATCCGCGGCGACATCGGAGTGATGTCACTGCAGGAACTGCACAGCGAGCTGGAATCGCACTGA
- the pyrF gene encoding orotidine-5'-phosphate decarboxylase encodes MEAFGQRLAAAVSERGPLCPGIDPHPELLRAWGLSADADGLAAFSDICVTAFAGFAMVKPQVAFFEAYGSAGFAVLERTMAALREAGVLVLADAKRGDIGSTMAAYAAAWAGDSPLAADAVTASPYLGFGSLQPLLDTAAAHGRGVFVLAATSNPEGPSVQRAMAGSRTVAQSVVDDVAAVNGTAGQPTGSVGVVVGATVTDLPDLSALGGPVLVPGVGAQGGRADALGGFGGARLVLPAVSREVLRAGPAVADLRAAAERLRDEVAYLI; translated from the coding sequence ATGGAGGCTTTCGGGCAACGGCTGGCCGCCGCGGTGTCGGAGCGGGGGCCGCTGTGCCCCGGCATCGACCCCCACCCCGAGCTGCTGAGGGCCTGGGGGCTGTCTGCCGACGCCGACGGCCTGGCCGCGTTCAGCGACATCTGTGTGACGGCCTTCGCGGGGTTCGCGATGGTCAAGCCGCAGGTGGCGTTCTTCGAGGCGTACGGGTCGGCCGGTTTCGCGGTGCTGGAGCGCACGATGGCCGCGCTGCGCGAGGCCGGGGTACTGGTGCTGGCCGATGCCAAGCGCGGAGACATCGGCTCGACCATGGCCGCCTACGCCGCGGCGTGGGCCGGTGACTCACCGCTGGCCGCCGATGCGGTGACCGCGTCGCCGTATCTGGGTTTCGGGTCGTTGCAGCCGCTGTTGGACACCGCCGCGGCCCATGGCCGGGGCGTGTTCGTCCTTGCCGCCACCTCCAACCCGGAGGGGCCGAGCGTGCAACGCGCCATGGCCGGGTCGCGCACCGTGGCGCAGTCCGTCGTCGACGATGTGGCTGCCGTGAACGGGACGGCAGGTCAGCCCACCGGATCGGTCGGTGTGGTGGTCGGTGCGACGGTGACCGACCTGCCCGATCTGAGCGCGCTGGGCGGCCCGGTGCTGGTTCCCGGGGTCGGGGCCCAGGGCGGTCGGGCCGATGCGCTGGGCGGGTTCGGAGGTGCCCGTCTCGTGCTTCCCGCGGTGTCTCGTGAGGTGCTGCGGGCAGGTCCGGCCGTGGCCGATCTGCGAGCGGCGGCCGAGCGCCTGCGCGACGAAGTCGCCTACCTCATCTGA
- the mihF gene encoding integration host factor, actinobacterial type, with protein sequence MALPQLTDEQRAAALEKAAAARRARAELKDRLKRGGTNLKQVLTDAETDEVLGKMKVSALLEALPKVGKVKAQEIMTELEIAPTRRLRGLGDRQRKALLEKFDQ encoded by the coding sequence GTGGCCCTTCCCCAGTTGACCGACGAACAGCGCGCGGCAGCGTTGGAGAAGGCTGCTGCCGCACGTCGAGCGCGAGCCGAGCTCAAGGATCGACTCAAGCGCGGCGGCACCAACCTCAAGCAGGTGCTCACCGACGCCGAGACCGATGAGGTCTTGGGCAAGATGAAAGTTTCTGCGCTGCTCGAGGCCCTGCCCAAGGTTGGCAAGGTCAAGGCGCAGGAGATCATGACCGAGCTGGAGATCGCCCCGACCCGCCGTCTGCGCGGCCTCGGTGATCGTCAGCGCAAGGCCCTCCTGGAGAAGTTCGACCAGTAG